A single region of the Silene latifolia isolate original U9 population chromosome 8, ASM4854445v1, whole genome shotgun sequence genome encodes:
- the LOC141596537 gene encoding large ribosomal subunit protein eL43, translating to MAKRTKKVGIVGKYGTRYGASLRKQIKKMEVSQHSKYFCEFCGKYAVKRKAVGIWGCKDCGKVKAGGAYTLNTASAVTVRSTIRRLREQTES from the exons ATG GCCAAGAGAACCAAGAAGGTTGGTATCGTCGGGAAATATG GTACCCGTTATGGTGCCAGTCTTCGTAAGCAGATTAAGAAGATGGAGGTGTCGCAGCACAGCAAGTACTTCTGCGAGTTCTGTGGCAAG TATGCCGTGAAGAGAAAGGCAGTCGGAATCTGGGGATGCAAGGATTGTGGAAAGGTCAAGGCCGGTGGTGCTTACACATTGAA CACCGCCAGTGCAGTCACAGTCAGGAGTACAATCAGGCGTTTGAGGGAGCAGACCGAGAGTTAA
- the LOC141596536 gene encoding uncharacterized protein LOC141596536 encodes MHQKKSELQIGKESSGISSDFNPSPPLLFSSLITQKNPNFHHNHQLFQSNSPFIPSFDLNSRVLNITHVKNDHNFGSISPISSISGASSSTTTPHKRPLMNPSSSLVKSPTLPYSLKNYPFSAIPNSSKLKSFKLDCGNCQLYLISLFSTTKTVVFRIIRRLRHLRRLRVHLRLLLLLALPFFYFLVSHPSHSFILDFLSAFAFSAALLFSLNLALPRLPSIRVFLNRSFHFPIKLKSNPSRVSRPLPVFWSIGSKSKSEKKLSSGCLVQVYSNGDVYEGEFHKGKCSGSGVYYYYMSGRYEGDWVDGKYDGYGVETWARGSRYRGQYRQGLRHGFGVYRFYTGDVYAGEWSNGQSHGCGIHTCEDGSRYVGEFKWGVKHGLGHYHFRNGDTYAGEYFADKMHGFGVYKFANGHRYEGAWHEGRRQGLGMYTYRSGETQAGHWHNGILDVPSTQSATFPVSPVAVNHSKVLNAVQEARRAAEKAYDVAKVDERVNRAVAAANRAANAARVAAVKAVQKQMHHDAQHEHLPIQVV; translated from the exons ATGCATCAGAAGAAATCTGAACTTCAGATCGGAAAGGAAAGCAGTGGCATCTCTTCCGATTTTAATCCAAGTCCACCCCTTTTATTTTCTTCATTAATTACCcagaaaaaccctaattttcatcaTAATCATCAACTTTTTCAATCTAATTCACCTTTTATTCCATCATTTGATCTTAATTCTAGGGTTTTGAACATTACCCATGTGAAAAATGATcataattttgggtcaatttcacCAATTTCATCAATTTCTGGAGCATCTTCATCAACAACAACACCCCATAAAAGACCTTTGATGAACCCTAGTTCATCTCTTGTAAAGTCACCAACTTTACCTTATTCTCTTAAGAATTATCCTTTTTCAGCAATACCCAATTCTTCAAAGTTGAAGTCATTTAAGTTGGATTGTGGGAATTGTCAGTTATATCTGATTTCATTGTTTTCGACGACAAAGACGGTTGTGTTTAGGATAATAAGGCGGTTGCGCCATTTGAGACGGCTTAGGGTTCATTTaagattgttgttgttgcttgctTTGCCATTTTTTTACTTCTTAGTTTCGCACCCAAGTCACTCTTTTATTCTTGATTTTCTTAGTGCATTTGCATTTTCAGCTGCTCTTTTATTTTCTCTGAATCTTGCACTTCCTAGATTGCCATCAATTAGGGTATTTTTGAATCGTTCGTTTCATTTCCCAATTAAGCTTAAGTCAAACCCTTCAAGGGTTTCTAGACCTTTGCCTGTGTTTTGGTCAATTGGGTCGAAGTCTAAAAGTGAGAAGAAATTGAGTTCAGGATGTTTAGTTCAAGTTTATAGTAATGGGGATGTGTATGAGGGTGAATTTCATAAGGGGAAATGTTCAGGAAGTGGGGTGTATTATTATTACATGAGTGGGCGGTATGAGGGTGATTGGGTTGATGGGAAGTATGATGGGTATGGAGTAGAAACATGGGCTCGAGGTAGTCGATACCGAGGGCAGTATAGACAAGGTCTTAGACATGGGTTTGGTGTATATAGGTTTTATACAGGAGATGTGTATGCTGGTGAATGGTCTAATGGACAGAGCCATGGTTGTGGGATTCATACTTGCGAGGACGGGAGTCGTTATGTTGGTGAATTCAAGTGGGGTGTTAAGCATGGGCTTGGTCACTACCATTTTAG GAACGGGGACACATATGCTGGAGAATACTTTGCCGACAAAATGCATGGGTTCGGAGTGTATAAATTCGCAAACGGACATAGATACGAAGGAGCGTGGCATGAGGGAAGAAGGCAAGGGCTTGGGATGTACACATACAGAAGCGGAGAAACCCAAGCAGGCCACTGGCATAATGGGATACTTGATGTTCCTAGCACACAAAGTGCTACCTTTCCAGTTTCTCCTGTCGCTGTTAATCATTCTAAAGTGCTCAACGCTGTCCAG GAAGCAAGGCGGGCAGCCGAGAAAGCTTATGATGTGGCCAAGGTTGATGAGAGGGTGAATAGGGCAGTGGCTGCAGCTAACCGAGCAGCCAATGCCGCCAGAGTTGCTGCAGTCAAAGCTGTTCAGAAGCAAATGCATCACGACGCCCAGCATGAACATCTTCCAATTCAAGTGGTATAA